The segment GCCGACCCTGCCTCTCTTTGCTGCCAATTGAGTGATGTTGCCTAAACCGGCTTAGCGCCAAGGGCCCCAACCAAAAGGGGCGCGCATTACGCCGTGCAAAAAGATTCGGAACAAGAGACGACATGTACTGTGCACCTAGGGTCAAGTATACGCTAGCACATCAACATGTATAGTGGCAACGCACCCAGTTAAGTAGATACACCCGCCTGCAGCCAGATACCAGCATCCGTGGCACCTTAAGTGTTACGTCCACAGGTGGGCAAGAGCAATCCTGGGCGCGAATAGCATCGCGACAGCCGCACTTGAGCAAAGTACCGAGTGATGAAAGGAACAGAACAAAGGAAATTTGCCGACCCTGTAACATGGGGGGACGCACGACAGGGAGGCCGTCATGATTTATCTTTTGTGCCCAGGAACAGCGCCGTGCAGTAATGCAGGCTATATTTGCTTCCACTGGGTGGCTATTCGGTATTTCCGGACGTTTTGGTCGCCAGGTGAAGACAAGGCTGCTCGAAACTTGGCCGTGGACCCCACCGCTATTTCTGACTACTGGGCAATTACTCGAGTGCTCGAGTCCTCGCAGGTGGTGATTTCAAGCACCAGCCGACAAGCTCTCGCCGGTTCCAGCTCCTTCCAgccaccagacgcttcaGGCCTGGATTGATGGCCACAACCACTCGGCGCATGGAGGCATCACCGTCTcgttgacgaggacgaagtcGGCATGCAATGCATGGTGCTATTGCGAGGACGACACACGAGCGCTCGCCCACCTGACTCGTTTCATTCCTCAGGAACGTGTCGCGACCGCAATGACCCGGGGCATTTGATGCACACTCACTAAACACGCCGCTTGGTGATCTTCAGACCGACCATGGGTTGTGGAAGGGGGTGGCACAACGTTGAGCCTCATGGCTTTCCTCCAGTGCCGATCATGTTATGAACAGCATATTTGGGTGAAGCTGCGCTACGCCAACCACGTCGCATCTGCTCTCATTGTCAAGCAATCTGGCATGATTCTCCAACTGGATGCGCGGAGACCCTTCAAACCATCACTGCTACTGTCCGGCCAGTGGTGGCAAGTCACTCCCATCACGACTCCGTGACGGCGTCCGAATAGGCGTCACACAGCGGTTGAGCCAACAATATATTACCAGACAGGACAGAGTCTTTGTCAGATAGTTGGCACATCATTTTCTCCACCAGGTCGAGACACTCCTCAAAGACTGTGCCCCTGGCATAGTAGATGCGCCATCGACCAACACTGCTGCGCTCCAGACTCGTGAATCGAAACCTGATGGCTTTCGTTCGGCATCTTAGACATTCAGCTACAAGCATCAAACTGACCAAAGTCTAGCCAAGTCAGCCAGTCAGCCAGCCAAACGCCAGAGGCACTCCACAGACCTCTAGCGGATAAGCCAGAAAAGTATGGTCAATCCAATTTTAGACTTCATTCGAGACGCATCGGCGGCTTTCCAGGAAATTCCTTCCTGCCAGAACTGGCTCAGTTAGCCATGCGGAATATGCAAATAATCACCCCGCAACCTCCGTGCTCAGTCATAATGGAAAGATTGATGCGCGAACTCGGATAGCCGTGTAGACTTCCGAACGAGGAACAAAAAACCCCACGACGAATGCTGGCTACGGGAAGATGAGCTGGCCGAAGTGTGGGGTAGCTCGGCTTCACGGGTAAACATCACTCCAACAACTGTCTCTCTGCTTGATGCTATGGCATGGTTCCAACCTCGGTACAACAACTGTACATGGAATACCAGGCATCGTTGTCGCGAGTTGTAACCTCTCATGTTACACTCAGAAACACAAGATTCTGTACATCTGTCACCGACACTTCTAGTTGCTCAGTACAAGTCAAGTTGCCGACAGTCCATAAACACAATGGAGAATACCAACTTCAAATCCATCATTTACAAAACGTCATCTGATGGGAAAGTAGCGCACATTATTCTCAATCGGCCAAAGCATTTCAACGCAATCGACCAGAATATCCCGGCCGAGCTACGAGCCGCTGTCCGCCTAGCCAACTTCGATTCCAAGGTACATTGTATCATTATTAAAGGGAACGGACCTGGGTTCTGTGGGGGCTATGACTTGGGCATTTATGCTGAACATGCCCAACGCGGCCAGACCGAAGGCAGCCAGGATCTATGCAAAGGCTATGATCCCTTCAAGGACTACTTGACAATGGGCGAAGCCACCGAGTGTTACTCAGAACTCTTCCGAAGCCACAAACCCACCATAGCGCAAGTTCACGGGGCTGCTGTCGCAGGTGGAAGTGATATCGCCCTATGTTGCGACCTGGTCGTCATGGCGGACGATGCTCGGATTGGCTACCCGCCGAGTCGGGCATGGGGTTGTCCTACAACAGCCATGTGGGCGCATCGAATAGGACCGGAAAAGGCGAAGAGAATGCTGTTTACGGGTGATCTTATAGATGGCAAGGAAGCTGCATCGATGGGCTTAGTTTTGATGTCCGTTCCTGAGGCTGAGTTGGAAGAAACGGTGAATTTGTTGGCGAACCGAATCAAGACTGTGCCTATCAACCAGCTCTGGATGCACAAACAGGTCATCAACAGTGGGATCGAGAGTTCTGTGCGGTCGAGCCAACGCTTGGCAACCATTTTTGATGGCATCACGCGGAATTCGCCCGAGGGCATTGCCTTCCAGAACGCGGCGATGCTGTCCGGCTTCAAGGATGcagtgaagaagagagaTGAACCCGGAAATAGCGTATCGTACAGGATAAAGTGGAAGAATAAGCTGTAATAGGCCCACAATCCTTTTCGATTAAGAAGTAGTCTTGGGTTCCCTCTCCGCAAGTTTACTCTTCTGCTCTGGGCGCAATTCCCGCTTGTCAGACCTGGATAGGTATGGGTGAATGCCGGGACATACATGAGCAGAAGCATAAATGACTATTTGAGAATGATTTCCTCTACTCGAACACCACGTTTATAGAATGCTTCGAGATGCGAAGAGTCAACCTGATTACGGCCGACAGAGCCCTTGTTTCTATGCCAGAGTGGATGATCGTCCTCGACTTTGTATGGGAAGTCGATATGTTGGAGATGTGGATCGCCTTTGTTTCCCAAGCCATCTGCTCTCTCGAAGCTTAAATACGGATCGTCAAATGAATCAACGAAGCTTGAACTAAAAGCAGGCTGTCCCAAGATGGCTTGCCCACATGAAAAGTCGTGGATATACGTCGGCCCAACAATACGGTAATGGGTAAAGTCTCGGCGCTTTCGAAGTATAATGGGATCTTTGCAGCCAAGGACGGCGTATATTTGATCGCCGGGTAGGCACATGCTTGAACAAATGCCGAAGAGGCTGTTCTTTGCTCGGTAGACGGACCATCCAGGCAGCGCGTTCAACATGGCCCAGATTACAAGCATGTCCAAAAAGGCGTCTTTACCGTTTGTTCCGCCCAAGTCTTCGACGACCCAGTTCTTGAGCACAGATACCACTCCCATTAACTGGGGATCATGCTGATGACTGGTATTTTCAAACCAATGACCACCCAGTAACGCCTGCGTGAGTTTAACAGTCGCGTCATCTTTCCATTTCCTAGTGTCCGTACCAAGCTGTTGCTTCAACATGGTTTTCACTCGCTCCTTCAACTCGTCCTCAGCACATCCTCTTGGTATATGGCCAATGAGATTCGACACAAGTCCGCATTTTACCGCCCTGACACCCATCATGTCCCcttgcatcatgtccaagcGAGCCTCGGAGTATCCAGTAGCAAAGTTGCGCCAAAAGTGGTGCGCAGGGTTCTGCCCGGGAATGTTGGGCACCCAGCTCGGGCTCGCTGTCGTGTCGCAAAATGCTAGCACATCCAGCCTCGCGTCTTCTCTATATATGCTAAGCATGAATTCCCTGCAGACGTCCTTGACGTTTCGGGAGTAGTCGGGACAAATCTTGTAGCTAGAGTCAATGAGGCCCAGGAGCGAGTACACCCGATCTCTGTCGTCTCTGCACTGGCAAGAGCGGGTGAAATTGAGCAGCGCAACCGGATGCCTGAACAGTGTGGTGCGGAAGAGGGCGACGATGTTGCTGACGTCGTTGACGAACCGAGTCAAGAAGGGCGAGTTTGTGTTGCCCAGAGCAATCTTGACTTCGATACATGCCACGGCTTGCCCGAATCTCGACCAGGTGGTGGCCGCGTATCCGGCAACAACGATGGCGGACGGTTTCGCCAGAACGATTTCCTGCCGGACCCAGAGCCTTGTGAACCAAGGTCGGGCAAATAGCTTCTTGATCGCCAGCCACTCTCTTTGCTTGTACGATAGGGCCGAGTTCGGGTCTCCTAGTTTCCTGTTCTTCCTGTTGGTCCCCGTGAGAGGGGACAGTTCGTATCTGGCAGGGTCGAAACGTACATTGGATCCAATGTGGTCGAGTATCTCCAAAGCCGCAGAGctgtcatcttcttctggtcCAAGCCAAACGATGACCCGGTCCGCTTCTCGATATACTTCGCCCATGAGAAGAACTTGGGCCGCTCGCTCGACAAGATCGTCTTGGTTTATGCAGATGGAGTCACACCAGAGGTTTCGAGGCTGGTCTTGTCGTCTGAGATGTCGCAGGGCGGTTGCTAGGCCAGGTCTGATTAGTTTTCTCCTCTGATGGCGACCTTGAGAGATGGCAATCGTCGCCATGTCTATCTGGTCACCCCAGAAATAGGATATCGCCTCATATTTTGGTATGTCCGAATTTGCCGGGAGGAATTGTTCATGTGTCAACACGCCGGTCAGGGGATCGTCAAACTCGCCAGCTAGGAGGGTCAGTACTCGTAGCTGAGACTCTTCCAGGGGGATGTATTGATAATCCAGCATGATGTATGTCTGACAAGGGAAGGCTGCGAAATTCTTGCTCCGTGTAAAAGCTTGAATCGAGAAGGAATTCAGGATCTTGGAGCCGCTGACGAATTTCTAAGAGGGTATAGAAAGGACGAATCACTCTCTTTTGCCATGAAGGAGTTTGTTTCGTTGTATTTATGCATGTTATGACGTAGCCTCCTTCTGTCGCACGGGTAGGCTCGAGCAAAGGCGTTGGGCCAACAGCGGCCACGTCCTTGAGACATCATCGTTATTCGCCACtcaactacatatgtacgcagagaagaaggaaagaatcTGCAGATCCAGCCAGCGGCCGCATAACAAGCCGGCTTGGATGTGCCACCCCGCTCTGTACAACACAGTTCGAATTCGAAAGGTCATTGGAAATATAAGTATGCATGAGGACACTTTTCGTCCTCGCACGACTCCCCCACGGTTGTAAGAGGGATAATTTTCATCGCCCTGGAGGGAATGGGAAGACGTAGGTTCACATGACGACCTTGGGGTAGGGTTGCCTCGTAGCAAGGCCCTTCAATTGCAGGGGCCGAGCCGCCTTGACTTTTATTGCAACAGAGCGACAATGCCGAGATAGCATTGATGCTTAACAAATTTCTAGAATTCTCAGGATACGCTCAGGTTGGGCAGTTCACTAGCACCAAGTAAACTGGTAtttagggttagggttgtgGAGGCACATACCAGGATGGGGTTTAAGTAACTTGTATAGACGATCGATCAGCTTAAGAAATTGTATTTAAGGGACCAAATATTACCGCAGTTAcaattaatataattattgaCACCTTGTAGTATATTCGAGACTCATATTCCATGGAATACTTGTGCCACGCTCTTTGTTTTACACTCGAGGTCCCTCGCATTACCAAGGATAGTGCTCAGTAATAAGTAGGTCTAATAGCCGTAATAGGAATTCTCACGCTAAATCTAGCAAATCTAGTTTTTGAAGAAATTGTAAGCCAAGTGTGCGTGGGCTGGCACAATCCATTCATGTTAGCATTGTCGTCTGTAATTATGCTTCTGACAACTTGGTGGCATCCAAGAAATACCCAACAGCATCGTTTCTTACTTGTCCGCCGGCGGATAGATAGACTCCCTTCCAACGTTTCAGATCGGTCTTCTGCCAGTTCAAAGGGGTATAAATAATCGTCGAGTAACCTCTGCCGCATGGTGGACTTTTTACTTTGTGTTGCCAATAATGAATGAGTCGGCTGTGCAGGGCACGTTGGCCCGTATGTTGTGTAACCAGGCATTGGGAAGAAATGCAACATTCCCTGTCTCGGGCATGCCCGCAGCGGGCTCTACTGGTCAACAATGCCAATTGACGTGTCAGAATTGgatttcttttttccctcttgcCAATAGTTCCAGGTCTGTACAACAGATGGCGGGAAGCTGCGTGTCTCTACCTCAGTTGGGTTGGCCGGCATCTTGGGTACTCTGTTCTCATTCATATACACCAGGATAGCTCAATAAGAGCTCATATCTGCCCTTGTACATAAATGCAATCAACACGCCTAGCCGTACATGTTGAGTGTTTTCAAGGAGGGTGGAAATATGTCGATTCTTATTGCAATTACTGAGTACTGCACAGATACGATAACATGTCTCAAATAGGGTCAAGAGTGAGTAAAAAATACGTTTCTAGATGATCCCAAGCTGTGATTTGGCTTCGGGATTCCTAGATGCGGGGGATAACCACCTTCACCGACTGAGGTTCGTCCACTTCTGGTAGGTGGTACAGCGAGACATATTGAAAGTATTAAATTTACGATGACAAATTTTCAGCTTTATATGCGCAAGGATGTCTTGGCAGTACCCCTCAGAtgcggccgtggccacgtAGCAGGGAATCGGACCAGTCTCAACAATAGagtgtgtatgtatgtctgAGTCTGCCGGCACGGCTTTCAGCCTGCTACGGAGGAGAATGTCTTGAAATGCTCAATAACTTGTCGGATCTCTTTGAGCCACAGGGCCAGTTTAAATGTACCCGTTGAGTGGCTAGCAtgtccacttagttgccaacgggtaacTACTACACCGTGAGTTTTTGGCAACTGCTTCTACCTTGTGATTTGATGGGCTTACTATCTTTGCTGTGGTAGCTGCGCAAGTCATCATCCATGTCGAAAGATCTAGGGTCAAGAGAGTTTTGCGTGTGCATGTGGCTGCTGCGTCATGTTTCTCTCTGTTTGTGTCAGGCGGATAAGTGACATAATCTTCCGAATCCCGCGGATAACCCCCATCGCAGCCGATAGTGCATTGTCACGGTGCACAAGGTGGTCAGTGAGACAAGTCGGGGAATACAAGCTGAAAGCCCAAGGCGGCTATAACCTCGATGTCTCAGCCATCTATATCAAGTGCTTCTCGCTCTGGAAAAGGTATTTAAATGCGAATTTCCGACAGTTGACTTCTCCTAGGGCTCGACAGCGGTCTTCTACTCTGCAGCTTCTGAACGATTCACCAAGTCCGTGCCAGATATCATGAAAAAGCATACGCAAGACCAGACGCATCAACAAACCTCGACAACCTTCTCTGACTCGAAGGGGCCCGAGTATGGGAAGCGTCTGGTTATCCATGTTCTTGATCAGTATGCTCAAAATGAACCGGACAGGCCTTACGCCTATCTCCCTCTTTCCAGCGACCCGAAAGACGGATGGGAAGTGGTCACGTTCAAGCAGCTTGCCAACGCCGTCAACTTTGTAGGCCATGAACTGGTTCGGGGACTCGCCGACCACGGAAATCAAAGTGAGGACTTCCCCACGGTTGCGTACATCGGCCCTGGAGATATTCGCTACGTCGTATTCATGCTGGCCTGTATCAAAGCCCGACGCAAGGCTTTCTTCCCGTCGTCTCGGAATAGCCTCGAGGGCCAAATATCTCTCCTCAAAGCAACCAATTGCAGCACTATATACTTTGCCGAGGGCTATTCGGAGACAATTCTACCGTGGTTGGAAAGCCACCCAATGCGCATTGTTCAAGCCGCGGCCCCCCAAGTCTGGCTTGAGTCGGAAACCGTTTCACTGCCCTACCATCGGTCGTACGAGGACGGTAGATGGGATCCCCAGGTGGTACTGCATACCAGCGGCAGCACCGGGATCCCAAAGCCTGTTGTCGTGCGGCAAGGGAGTTTCGCTGTTTTTGATGACCTCCGAAACGGTCCTGAATTCCACGGCACTCTTAGTTCTTTGGTTCACTTATGCATGGCCGAGAAGATTTATGTTCCGGTGCCTCAGTTCCACGTCGCCGGTGTTGCTCTGGCGATAAACGCGGGCATCTTTTACGGCAGGCCATTGGTGTACGGCGTTCCAGATAGACCATTGAGTGCCGATCTGGCGACCCGAAGCTTGGTACACTCTGGTGCGGATGTGGCATTTCTCCCGCCGTCTATTCTGGAAGAAATGAGCCGGACGGAGGCGGGCAtttctgccttggccagccttgACATTGTGGCATTCGGTGGAGGTGAGTCCCCGAAACAATCTTCCGTGATGGAGGCATCTTTGCTCAGGTACAACCTTGATCTGTAGGTAATCTTACCCCAGCGGTTGGGGACATGCTCGTTGAGAGTGGTGTTGTTTTGAGCAACTTGATCGCCGCCACCGAGTAAGTTGTCTGGTTAAGCTTGCCTGTCTGTCCCTCTGGGGACTAATACCGGAGCAGATGCCTCCCATATACGATCCATTTCCAATCCAACCTCAAGCTGTGGCAGTACTTTATTATACATGAAAAAGACATGGGCGCCGAGTTCAGGCCAGTCGAGTGGAATCCTGAAGCTTACGAAATGGTTCTCTGCAATGACGACGCAAAGAATCCCGGACGCAAGGCGTTCTTTTGCAACTTCCCCGAAAAGACCGAGTGGCGGACCGGCGATCTTTATGAGCCACATCCAACGCTGCCCAACCATTGGAAATATATTGGAAGAGCCGACAATATTATCGTATTTTCCAACGGCGAGAAGTTAAACCCAGTTACTATAGAGGACGCGGTCCAAGGCCACAAGGCTGTCAAGGGAGCCATCGTGGTCGGGCATCAAAGATTCCAGCCTGCACTCATTGTAGAACCAATCGAGACTCCCGCGGACAATGTGGCAGCAGAAGCTCTCCTCCAAGACGTGTGGTCCCTTGTCCAGGAAGTAAATAAAGCCACCGTGGCCCATGGGCGCGTTTCTCGCGACATGATTGTACTTTCGGATCCGGCTATCCCATTCTCGCGAGCGCCAAAGGGAACTATTCAACGAAACTCGACCACAAGAGCCTATGTGAAGTTTATTGACGAACTATATCAAAAAGTCGAAGAGGGCTCTTCTTCACAAGATGCCGTCCATTTGGACCTGACCAGCGAAAGCACCCTGGCCCAATCGATTGTGGACGTCTTGACGCACCAATTTGGCAATCCCAACGTCGGTTTAGACAGCGATCTCTTCAGCGTAGGCGTGGACTCTCTCCAAGTTCTCCGACTATCAAAGCTGCTTCGCCTCAGCTTCGGAGCCGCGGGCATCTCTCTGGACCAGAATACAATCGCTCCACGAGTCATCTATGCAAACCCGACCCCGAGGGCCCTGGCCGCGAGGCTTTTCAAAATTACCACCGGCAAGGATTCGCAAAACGACGAACCCGTCGACGAGGTAGAAGCCCTAGCGGACATGGTTTTGAAATACACGGCCGATCTTCCGCCACCAAATTTGAATCAGGCCcagcccgccgacgacgcgcaAACAGTCTTGATAACAGGGACGACGGGATCACTGGGAGCCTATATTCTCGACCGGCTGATTTCAAACCCGAGAGTTGGCAAGGTATTCGCTCTGAACAGAGGCAACGACGGCGGCCAATCGCGCCAACTGGCCTTCAACGCAGCCAGAGGCCTAACCGGGGACTTTTCCAAAGTCGAGTTCCTCGACGTCGATTTGTCCCGGCAGGGCTGGGCCCTCGCTCCCGCCAAGTACGAGGAGCTTCTCGCCAACGCAGATCGCATCATTCACAACGCGTGGCCCGTCAACTTTGTCATCAGCGTGTCGTCGTTCGAGTCGCATGTCCGGGGGGTGCGCCGCCTGGTCGATTTCTGCAACGAGGCCGCCAAGCGCGTGCCCATCGTGTTCGTCTCCAGCGTTAGTACCGCCGCTTGCTGGGCGGCAGACGAGCCCGTGCCGGAGCGTCAGCTACGAGACTTGGCTCTGGCGCAGATGGGCTACGGCCGGTCCAAGCTGGCTGGCAGTCTGGTTCTAGATGCCGCGGCGGAGAGATCAGGGGTTCCGGCGGCGAGTATTCGAGTGGGACAGATTGGAGGCCCCCGGGGCGAATTGGGCATGTGGAATAAACAGGAGTACATACCTAGCTTGGTGGCCAGCTCGATTTACCTGGGGATGCTTCCTGATACCATCGGTCCGTCTGACGTTGACTGGATTCCGGTGGATGACGTTGCGGGACTCGTGGTGGATGTTGGCGGCATATCTGGACAGAAGGCCGTGTGTGACATTTCGGGATACTTCCACGGGGTCAACCCGCATAAGACGAGGTGGAATGACGTAGCTCGGGTGCTGAAGGAGTTTTACCGTGACCGAATTCGGGAGATTGTTCCGCTGGAGAATTGGGTCTCTGCGCTGGAACGGAGCGCAGAGAAGGATGGCGCGGAGGATAATCCTGGGATCAAGCTGCTTGATACCTACCGAGGCATGGTTGCTGCGAATAGGGCTGGGAATAGGCCGGTGAGTTTTGACATGGGGAGGACCGTACAGCATAGTGCTACGATGAGGAATTTGGGTCCTATAACTGAGGAGCTGGTGAGGAATTGGTGCAAACAGTGGAAGTATTAGGGTTGCAATAGTATTTTATGGGGTATTTATTAACTTGACAAGGAAAGATTGCCAGAGACGGGATGTTTGGTCATCAATGCGGACAGGTGGAATTATCACGAATGACACTATATGCCAACTTGCTTAACATGAGGGTTGAAAAGCGGATGTGTAATTTCAAAAGGCGAACTGAAGTTCCTTCATGAGATCGCTTTGAATAGATAGCATCATTCTCTAAGCTACTGGAGTTTTGCATGATAAAGTATTTGGTTGCCGCTGCGCATGGAGGCCTGACTCCTTCGACTCCTTACAGACAGTGTCAATGGCATAAACGTCGAGGCTGTAAGGCACCCAGTGACAACAAATTGCTTACAGTATGTGAAGCATTCTCGCATTCGTCCCACATGGGCATGGACACATACGCGGACAAGTCTAGTCTGAGACAACACGAGGTCATGCAGCTACTAGCTAGACTGCCAACCTGGCTTGAGCCGTGTCAACTGGGACCAACGTCAAGCCTCATCGTGGCTATTCGCATTATGCATATGCCTTTTGCATAAGCCTAACGTGTTGGTTCTCTGGTGTCCGCGTGTAGTAAGCTGCTCCGCCACAACGGCTTGTGTCCGTTGTAAGTGGTGAACTTCCCGTTCTGGCCCCACATATATCGAGTTGAAGGCAGAGGCAAGGGTCCCGATTGGCCATTGGGTGGGTTGACGCGTGGCCAAGACGGGTTATGAAGTCATGGCCCTTGTTGGATGGTATCAGGTGGACGGACAATGACCTTTGCGATTGTGTTGGTAATTTATGTGTCAAGATGATTTAACGAACTGTGGACGATTGTACTGTGCCGAATGTGACTCTTGTGCCTATTTCCGGGCAATCAGCAAGTGCCATGTTAACAGTTGTCACAGTCAAATTCAAAGTCGCCGCGTAGCAGGAAAATAAGTGAAAACCAGCCGAAATGTTTAATGACATAGCATTAACTGGAGGTTTCATCAGCGGAGCCAAAGATTCCCCCTTAAAGTCCTAGTCAAAGTCATGAATCGAGTTCCCGTTATTTGGAGCCCGACCAACAAGTTCCTTGTTGGCGTAGTACGGCGCAACGGGAACAAAGGTCAGTCAGCATTCGTCATGGCTGAGACGTGTCCGTGCAAGTAGACGTGACACAGGAATTTCGACCCGTGACGACAAGCTGCTCTCCATGTCTACAGGACATCAGACCATATATGTCGAGGAAGAGCCTCCCAGGCAAGGCTACTGGTACAGACTTGGGCCACTCGACCAGCAACGCTCTTCTGAAAGACCATTACTAGAATGTTGGTTAGAAACAACCTCAAGAATCGGTTCATTCTATTTTTAGTCCTTTGCGTCACTGTTGTCTGTTTTTCCGTTTCCACGCTGCGCGGTTTTTGGGCTGGCGAGGTTCTTCTCCAACGCAGCCTTGTTCCTCTCACCGAGGCATCCACCGTCCAGCATGACAACGCCTCACAACCCGACCCTTCCATCGAGATAATACCCAGAATCATTCATCAAATATACAAGAACAAGACAATACCCGAAAAGTGGTCCGAGGCCCACCGTTCGTGTCGCGCGCAAAATCCTCCCGGGAACTGGACTCATGTCCTTTGGACGGATGAAAAAGGACGAGATTTTATAAGATCTTTTTACTCCTGGTTTCTACCCATATACAACAGCTATCCCTACAATGTGCAGCGTTTCGATGCCCTTCGGTACCTGCTACTTCACCATTACGGCGGGATATATCTCGATCTGGATGTAGGCTGCAAGAAGGACCTCTCGCCCCTTTTGAAATACCCTGCCTTCTTTGGCAAGACAACTCCGTACGGGGTTAGCAATGACGTCATGGGCTCTGAGAAGGGCTATGAGCTTTTTCGCCAACTCGTTCTCTCACTCGAGCGGAATAATTATTACCGCGGAACAAAGTATCCAACCGTCATGATGTCTACTGGCCCAATGTTCGTGACACGGGCCCTGGTAGACTTTCTGAGGGCCAGCAGCTACAATACGACGGCGGAAGTTTCTGAAGACGGGAGAGACTTGCCTGTGGCTATTCTTCCGCCAGAGCTATATGGGATGTCTCCCGTCTCGTACTTTGAGCATTACCCTGGTTCGTCGTGGCATGGCTGGGACGTTTGGGTCTTGAGCAATATAAGTAATTGGCCAATTCTGTTTTTGTGCAGCGGTTCACTCACCTTGGTTGGAATATTATATCTTGTTAGAAGAAGGCGGAGAATAGTGGTTTGATTTGAGCTGATTGATGGCTACTTGTTACAGCGAATATATCTGAATACCAAATACAATTCAATTctttcgttctttcttccttttcaaGTTTTTACAGTTTCCAGCGGAATGAATCATGTTAGTACATTATCTTTTGCAGGAATATAGAATCTGAATCTCGCGCTTCATTACGCAGATTATAAGGGTACCCTGCTACGGACAAGTGGCAGCTAGATTAAATGTCAAGTTGGactattttatattagctaggGGCGCAGTACTAATGCGTTTAATGGGGTAGTCAAGAGTTTGATCGAAACGCTTCCCCGAACCTCAGCAATACTTTGATTGGTCTTCatctaatataaaaataagtaaagtCTAAGGAATATCGTTGGATCCGTGCACATATGAGGCTAGCTATCCCACTGCTACAATCTGATCCGCCCGTATTGTCACTTGCAAGGAACAAAAGGGTAAACAAGAATCGTAGTTGCCTCGTAAACTAGCATTACTCCAAGTGTACTATCCGCTCACGAgacttgcccttcttcttgtccttcttcttgtccttcttcttgtccttctttttaTCCTTCTTTTTATCCTTGTTctccttggcagcctccaAAGTATCGTTGAGCCCTGGTATAATGTCCAAGGGCGTGCTGCCCTGCAGTCCATCGCACGGCTTCAAGTCGGCCGCATACCTTGTATGGTCGGTAAAATTGCAACCAGAAAGCAAAATGCCCTTGGACAGCTTCGCACATGACGCACTCGTGCAGTCCTTTTCACCACTACACACCTGTCGGCTCGTCGTGTATAACCCCTGCGGCCCCTCAACGCCGTCCGCGAACCAGAACTCGGGAGAAATGTGCTTGTATGTCTTTGGGGAGAGGGGATTCTTGGGGATCGCCGTGACGGGATCTCTGGCGTTTGTGATGCGCGCCGTGAAGCCACCCCCCTGCGAGGACACGAATTTGGCAA is part of the Metarhizium brunneum chromosome 4, complete sequence genome and harbors:
- the HPCD gene encoding 3-hydroxypropionyl-coenzyme A dehydratase produces the protein MENTNFKSIIYKTSSDGKVAHIILNRPKHFNAIDQNIPAELRAAVRLANFDSKVHCIIIKGNGPGFCGGYDLGIYAEHAQRGQTEGSQDLCKGYDPFKDYLTMGEATECYSELFRSHKPTIAQVHGAAVAGGSDIALCCDLVVMADDARIGYPPSRAWGCPTTAMWAHRIGPEKAKRMLFTGDLIDGKEAASMGLVLMSVPEAELEETVNLLANRIKTVPINQLWMHKQVINSGIESSVRSSQRLATIFDGITRNSPEGIAFQNAAMLSGFKDAVKKRDEPGNSVSYRIKWKNKL
- the het-6_7 gene encoding Heterokaryon incompatibility protein 6, OR allele, with amino-acid sequence MLDYQYIPLEESQLRVLTLLAGEFDDPLTGVLTHEQFLPANSDIPKYEAISYFWGDQIDMATIAISQGRHQRRKLIRPGLATALRHLRRQDQPRNLWCDSICINQDDLVERAAQVLLMGEVYREADRVIVWLGPEEDDSSAALEILDHIGSNVRFDPARYELSPLTGTNRKNRKLGDPNSALSYKQREWLAIKKLFARPWFTRLWVRQEIVLAKPSAIVVAGYAATTWSRFGQAVACIEVKIALGNTNSPFLTRFVNDVSNIVALFRTTLFRHPVALLNFTRSCQCRDDRDRVYSLLGLIDSSYKICPDYSRNVKDVCREFMLSIYREDARLDVLAFCDTTASPSWVPNIPGQNPAHHFWRNFATGYSEARLDMMQGDMMGVRAVKCGLVSNLIGHIPRGCAEDELKERVKTMLKQQLGTDTRKWKDDATVKLTQALLGGHWFENTSHQHDPQLMGVVSVLKNWVVEDLGGTNGKDAFLDMLVIWAMLNALPGWSVYRAKNSLFGICSSMCLPGDQIYAVLGCKDPIILRKRRDFTHYRIVGPTYIHDFSCGQAILGQPAFSSSFVDSFDDPYLSFERADGLGNKGDPHLQHIDFPYKVEDDHPLWHRNKGSVGRNQVDSSHLEAFYKRGVRVEEIILK
- the FUB8_1 gene encoding Non-canonical non-ribosomal peptide synthetase FUB8 — its product is MKKHTQDQTHQQTSTTFSDSKGPEYGKRLVIHVLDQYAQNEPDRPYAYLPLSSDPKDGWEVVTFKQLANAVNFVGHELVRGLADHGNQSEDFPTVAYIGPGDIRYVVFMLACIKARRKAFFPSSRNSLEGQISLLKATNCSTIYFAEGYSETILPWLESHPMRIVQAAAPQVWLESETVSLPYHRSYEDGRWDPQVVLHTSGSTGIPKPVVVRQGSFAVFDDLRNGPEFHGTLSSLVHLCMAEKIYVPVPQFHVAGVALAINAGIFYGRPLVYGVPDRPLSADLATRSLVHSGADVAFLPPSILEEMSRTEAGISALASLDIVAFGGGNLTPAVGDMLVESGVVLSNLIAATECLPYTIHFQSNLKLWQYFIIHEKDMGAEFRPVEWNPEAYEMVLCNDDAKNPGRKAFFCNFPEKTEWRTGDLYEPHPTLPNHWKYIGRADNIIVFSNGEKLNPVTIEDAVQGHKAVKGAIVVGHQRFQPALIVEPIETPADNVAAEALLQDVWSLVQEVNKATVAHGRVSRDMIVLSDPAIPFSRAPKGTIQRNSTTRAYVKFIDELYQKVEEGSSSQDAVHLDLTSESTLAQSIVDVLTHQFGNPNVGLDSDLFSVGVDSLQVLRLSKLLRLSFGAAGISLDQNTIAPRVIYANPTPRALAARLFKITTGKDSQNDEPVDEVEALADMVLKYTADLPPPNLNQAQPADDAQTVLITGTTGSLGAYILDRLISNPRVGKVFALNRGNDGGQSRQLAFNAARGLTGDFSKVEFLDVDLSRQGWALAPAKYEELLANADRIIHNAWPVNFVISVSSFESHVRGVRRLVDFCNEAAKRVPIVFVSSVSTAACWAADEPVPERQLRDLALAQMGYGRSKLAGSLVLDAAAERSGVPAASIRVGQIGGPRGELGMWNKQEYIPSLVASSIYLGMLPDTIGPSDVDWIPVDDVAGLVVDVGGISGQKAVCDISGYFHGVNPHKTRWNDVARVLKEFYRDRIREIVPLENWVSALERSAEKDGAEDNPGIKLLDTYRGMVAANRAGNRPVSFDMGRTVQHSATMRNLGPITEELVRNWCKQWKY